In Streptomyces sp. 71268, the DNA window CGGGCGCGGCCACGCGGGCCCGCCGCGCGGGGAACGGCTCAGTTCTGGGCGCGCAGCACGGCCCGGGCGATCTGTCGGATCTCGCTCACGACGGGGCGATCCCGGTTCGCGGCGAACCAGGTGAGGGCCATGCTGCACGGCGACAGGTCCACCACGTCGCGGTAGACGACGCCCGGACGCGGATAGAAGTCACGGGCGGAGGCGGGCAGGAAGCCGATCGCCTGCCCACGGGCGATGGCGTGCAGGACGCCCTCGACGTCGAAGGTGAGCGGACCGTACTTCACGGGCACGTTGTCGGGGCGCGGGCTGGCGGTCCAGAAGTCGCGCCAGACCTGCGGCGACTCCGGCGACATGGTCACCATGGTGTGGTCCGAGAGGTGCGCGAGGGTGAGGGTGTCCTCGGCGGCCAGCGGGTCGTTGGCCGGGAGGCAGACGACCCGGGGTTCCTCCATCAGGTGCAGGCTCTGGATGTGTTCGGGCGCGGGCGGGCGGAGGAAGGCCACGTCCACGTCGCCGCACGAGAGCGCCTGATACTGGTTGATGAAGTTGAGGCTGCGCATCTCGATGACGAGTTCGGGGTGGCGCTTGTGGAGTTCGTCGAGGATGGCGTTGGTGTGTGGCATGGCGGGCTCGGCACTGACCGTACCGATGACGACCCGCCCGGCTATCTCCCGCGACCGCGACTGCGCCACCTGCCGCAGGTTGGCCATGGCCTCCGCCACGGCCCGCGCCTCGGGCAGCAGGGCCCGCCCGGACGAGGTCAGGTCCACGGCACGACTGGTGCGGTCGACCAACTGGAGCCCCAACCGCTCCTCCAGCGCGCGGATCTGCTTGCTGAACGCCGGCTGCGACATGAACAGCCTGGCGGCGGCGCGGCCGAAGTGCAGTTCCTCCGCCAGCACCAGAAACAGCCGGAGTTGATGGACGCTCGGGTCCGCCGCCCCTTTCACCGTGCGCTGGAGGGGGAGGTCCCTGTCGTCGTCTGCGGTCATGGAGGAAAACTACTGAACCACCAGACGAACCCGGGTGCGTGACCCGAGGCGCCCGGCCGTTCCACGTCGCCGGTCAGGCCCGTTCAGCAAGCAGCCAGGGCGCGCCGTAACGCCTCCCGGTGTTCCCACGTCCAGGGCGCGTCCCGTAGCTCCGGGGGAAGCCCGGCGAGCCCCGCCGTGATGTGGTCCACCGCGTCCGCGTGACGGCCCAGCCCGAGATGCGCGAGGCCCATGTTCAGGCGGTTGAACTCCGGGGTGAGCCAGTAGGCCGTTTCCGGTGGGGGGAGGGAGGCCGCGGCGTCCGTCAGCCGTTCCGCGTCCTCGACCATGCGCAGGGCCTCGTCCCGTTCGCCCAGCTCCGCCATTCCGGCGGCGGCCTGCAACATGTCACCGAGCCGCTGGGCGGGGTGGGCGCCCGGCGTGCGAGCCGCGGCCGTGTACCAGCGGGCGACACCTACGGGCCTGCCTTGCTGGCGGGCGAGATAGCCCTTGAAGTTGAGGGCTTGCGCGGCCAGTGTCCCGTCCTGGATCTCGTCCGCCAACTCCACCGCCGTGTCGAGGAACGTGGTCGCGCGGGCATCCTGTCGGTCCTGGGCGAGCATCCACCCGCCGAACTGGACGAACTCCGACGCCACTGCCGTGAGCTGGTCGCGGTACGGGCCCCGGGCGCCCTTGAGCGTGCGGGTGACCACCCGTATCTGCACCAGGGTTGCCGGGATGATCGACTCTGGGCGCATCGCGTCGTCAAGCCGTCGGTAGGCGGCGAGCACGCCGGCCAACGCCTCCACCGTCCCGGCGTCCAGCCGGGAGGGGTTCGCAACGCTGCGGGACACCCGTGAGTCGCCGTCCGGGTCGAGCAACGTGTCCGCCAGCGCCCCACCGGTCGACAGGAGATCGTCCAGCGCTTCGGCGAGCCTGCGCGACGGCCGCTGCTTCCCGCCGAGGACGCGGGACAGATAGGCGGGGTCGTAGTGGGTGGCGCGGGCGGCGGCCTTTATCGAGTAACCGTTGTCGCGGAGAAGGCGGCGGGCGAGATCAGCGAAGTCGTCACGCATCGAGCCTCACTACGTGGAGGATGACCGGTGGTCCAAGCGTAGTCACCGTTGGTCAACTCCCGCGTGAGCGTGCGGCGCGCGCATCGTGGTCAACATGAGCGATGACGTCCGCACGCGCCGGGTCACGTACGGGAGTGACGCACCCACCGGTGACGGCCGGCTCCCTCAGAGTTTGCCCTCCACGACAACCGTGCGGTGCCCCCCGAGCGCGCGCGAGAGCCCTTCGAGGAAGCCGGGGCTGAGGTCGGGCCAGTCCCAGAACTCGAAACCGAGGTAGCCGAAGGCGAAGTAGCCGTCCGACCAGGTCCACGCGGTCAGGTCAGCGGGGCGTCGGCAATGCGGGCAGGTGACCTCCGCGCTGCCCGTGTCGCTCCAGTCGCTGATGGCCTCACCGAAGGGTTCCCACGCGCCGTCGATCTCCTCCAGCCGGTCGGTGTAGAAGTCCGCCCGCCCGGCACAGTGGGGGCACACCGCGAACCTGGGTTCGCCCTGACCGCAGTTGAACACGGTGCGGCTGGTCTCGATCCTGAGTCCGTCGCTGGGCTCCCAGTCCTCCTGACCGACCGCCTTGGCCCAGGAGGGACCGGGCGGATGCCCCAACGGCGCCCCGAGGACACAGTCGGTGCGCTCGGCCCGCACTATCTCCTCCTTGACCAGCCAGGCGAGCCCACTGTCCGCCAGGGTGTGGGCGTCCGCCCGCGTGGCATCGAGGTCGACGACGGTCTGAAAGTAGTTCCCCATGGGGCAACACAGTAGAAGCGGCCACCGACAGCACGTCACCGAGCCCGTTCATCGGCTCCGGCAGTACGAGGTGCCGCGCTACCAGCCCGCCGACTGAGATGCTCGACTACCCGGCCGCCAACAGGTCGACAGTCGAACCGACTTACTCACTCGAGGAGTTGACCATGGACGACAACACCCCACACGGCGGTGGCGGCGACGGAGGCGACGGTCTGCCGGGGCAGCCGTGGCCCGGTCCGCCCGCCCCGCCCACGCCGGACGGCGGGCCCGGCGTCCCCAATCCCCCCAAGAAGGCGGCGGACACGCCGTGACCGCGCACACCCATCGCGAGCGCTCCGGCCACGCCGAACTCGGACGCCGCCTGGCCGCGGCGGGCGTCCTTGCCCCGGCCTGGGCCCCCGCCTTCGCGGACGTGCCCCGGGCGGCGTTTCTGCCCGAGGTCATGTGGCCCTTCGACATGGCGGCGGGCACCAGCGTGGCCGTCTCCCGGGTGGACGATCCGGATGCCTGGCAGGCGTACGCGGACGCGGACGTGCCCGTGGTCACCCAGTGGGACGACGGGGCGCACAGCGGCCGGGAGCCCGGGCGGGTGCCCACGTCCTCGGCGTCGATGCCGAGCGTGGTCTTCCGGATGCTGGCGGACCTGGGCGTACGCCCGGGTGACCGGGTGTTGGAGGTCGGCACCGGGACCGGGTGGAACGCGGCGCTGCTCGCGCACCGGGCCGGCGCGGGGAACGTCGTCAGCGTGGAGGTGGACGGCGCGGTGGCCGCGCGTGCGCGGGGCGCCCTGGAACGGTTCGGGGCCGGGGTGCGGGTGGTGCGCGGGGACGGCTACGCGGGGCACCGCGAAGGCGCGCCGTACGACCGGGTCATCGTCACCGCCGGGGTGCGGCGGGTCCCGTTCGCCTGGGTGCGGCAGACGCGGCCGGGCGGGCTGGTCGTCCTCCCCTGGGGGACCGACTACGGCAACGGTGACGGCGTCGCCCGCCTCACGGTCGCGCGGGATGGGCGGAGCGCGGCGGGGCCCTTCACCGGGCCCGTGGAGTTCATGAAACTCCGGGCCCAGCGGTTGGCGCCGGTCGCGCACGGCGAGTACGTGACGGGCGGGCCGGAGGAACGGGACGCCTCGACCACGGAGCTGACGGAGGACGCGTTTCTCGGGGAGCGGTTCGCGCCGCAGCGGTTCGCCGTCGGGCTGCGGGTGCCGCGCTGTCAGCACGTCGTCGCGGAGCGGCGGGACGGATCGCGGCCGGTGTGGTTCTACGGGCTCGACGATCGCTCGTGGGCGTGCGTGCTGTTCCGGGACGGTGCCGGCGCCCGGGTCTGGCAGTCGGGGCCGCGCCGGCTCTGGGACGAGGTCGAGGCCGCCTACCGGTGGTGGGAGAGCGAGGGCGGGCCGGGGCACGAGCGGTTCGGGCTGACCGTGACGGCCGACGGGCAGGCCGCCTGGCTGGACAGCCCGGACCGTTCCTGGCCCGTCTGAAGCCGGAGGCGCCGGGCGTCACACGCCCGAGCCCGCCCCCCGCCCGGGCGGCGCCTCCCCCGGCCCCGCCCCCGGCTCGGGCGGCTGCGGACCGGGCTCCTCGCCCGGGTCACCCGACCCGCCCGACCCGCCCGGCCCGGCCGGCTCACCTGGCGTACCCCGCGCGCCCGCCGCGCCCGCCGCATCCGGCGCACCCGACCCGGCCGACTCCCCCGACCCCGCCGGCCGCGTGGGCTCCACGTTCGGGACCACGTCCCGTTCCTCCGCGAAGTGGCAGGCCGAGTCGTGCGCCACCGGGCCCGTGAGGTCGCGGAACTCGGCGGGGACGGCGAGCAGGGGGACCTCCAGGGCGCAGCGTTCCCGGGCCTTCCAGCAGCGGGTGCGGAAGCGGCAGCCGGAGGGTGGGTTGGCCGGGGACGGGACCTCGCCGGTGAGCAGGATGCGGGTGCGGTGTTCGCGGGCCTCGGGGTTGGGGACGGGGACGGCGGAGAGCAGGGCCTGGGTGTACGGGTGGGTGGGGTGGTCGTAGATCTCGGTCTCGGTGCCGACCTCGACCAGCCGGCCGAGGTACATCACCGCGACCCGGTCGGAGATGTGCCGGACCACCGACAGGTCGTGCGCGATGAAGACGTAGCTGAGGTCGAACTCCGCCTGGAGCTTCTCCAGCAGGTTGACGACCTGGGCCTGGACCGAGACGTCGAGGGCCGAGACGGGTTCGTCGGCGACGATGATCTCCGGGCGCAGGGCGAGGCCGCGGGCGATGCCGATGCGTTGGCGCTGGCCGCCGGAGAACTGGTGCGGGTAGCGGTTGATGTACTCCGGGTTGAGGCCGACGACGTCCAACAACTCCTGTACTTTGCGCCGGCGTTCGCCCTTGGGCGCGACCTCGGGGTGGATGTCGTACGGCTCGCCGATGATGTCGCCGACCGTCATGCGCGGGTTGAGCGAGGTGTACGGGTCCTGGAAGACCATCTGGATGTTGCGGCGTACGGCCTTCAGGGCGCGGCCCGACAGGCGGCTGATGTCCTCGCCGCGGTAGCGGATCTGGCCGCGGGTGGGGCGTTCGAGGTGGACCAGGAGTTTGGCGACGGTGGACTTGCCGCAGCCCGACTCGCCGACGATGCCCAGCGTCTCGCCGGGGGCGAGTTCGAAGGAGACGCCGTCGACCGCCTTGACCGCGCCGATCTGCCGCTTGATGACGACGCCCTGGGTGAGCGGGTAGTGCTTGACGAGGTCGCGTACCTCCAGGATCGGCTCACTCGTCATTCAGGGTCTCCTCCCAG includes these proteins:
- a CDS encoding dipeptide ABC transporter ATP-binding protein; translation: MTSEPILEVRDLVKHYPLTQGVVIKRQIGAVKAVDGVSFELAPGETLGIVGESGCGKSTVAKLLVHLERPTRGQIRYRGEDISRLSGRALKAVRRNIQMVFQDPYTSLNPRMTVGDIIGEPYDIHPEVAPKGERRRKVQELLDVVGLNPEYINRYPHQFSGGQRQRIGIARGLALRPEIIVADEPVSALDVSVQAQVVNLLEKLQAEFDLSYVFIAHDLSVVRHISDRVAVMYLGRLVEVGTETEIYDHPTHPYTQALLSAVPVPNPEAREHRTRILLTGEVPSPANPPSGCRFRTRCWKARERCALEVPLLAVPAEFRDLTGPVAHDSACHFAEERDVVPNVEPTRPAGSGESAGSGAPDAAGAAGARGTPGEPAGPGGSGGSGDPGEEPGPQPPEPGAGPGEAPPGRGAGSGV
- a CDS encoding methyltransferase domain-containing protein, which translates into the protein MTAHTHRERSGHAELGRRLAAAGVLAPAWAPAFADVPRAAFLPEVMWPFDMAAGTSVAVSRVDDPDAWQAYADADVPVVTQWDDGAHSGREPGRVPTSSASMPSVVFRMLADLGVRPGDRVLEVGTGTGWNAALLAHRAGAGNVVSVEVDGAVAARARGALERFGAGVRVVRGDGYAGHREGAPYDRVIVTAGVRRVPFAWVRQTRPGGLVVLPWGTDYGNGDGVARLTVARDGRSAAGPFTGPVEFMKLRAQRLAPVAHGEYVTGGPEERDASTTELTEDAFLGERFAPQRFAVGLRVPRCQHVVAERRDGSRPVWFYGLDDRSWACVLFRDGAGARVWQSGPRRLWDEVEAAYRWWESEGGPGHERFGLTVTADGQAAWLDSPDRSWPV
- a CDS encoding LysR family transcriptional regulator — encoded protein: MTADDDRDLPLQRTVKGAADPSVHQLRLFLVLAEELHFGRAAARLFMSQPAFSKQIRALEERLGLQLVDRTSRAVDLTSSGRALLPEARAVAEAMANLRQVAQSRSREIAGRVVIGTVSAEPAMPHTNAILDELHKRHPELVIEMRSLNFINQYQALSCGDVDVAFLRPPAPEHIQSLHLMEEPRVVCLPANDPLAAEDTLTLAHLSDHTMVTMSPESPQVWRDFWTASPRPDNVPVKYGPLTFDVEGVLHAIARGQAIGFLPASARDFYPRPGVVYRDVVDLSPCSMALTWFAANRDRPVVSEIRQIARAVLRAQN
- a CDS encoding helix-turn-helix transcriptional regulator; this encodes MRDDFADLARRLLRDNGYSIKAAARATHYDPAYLSRVLGGKQRPSRRLAEALDDLLSTGGALADTLLDPDGDSRVSRSVANPSRLDAGTVEALAGVLAAYRRLDDAMRPESIIPATLVQIRVVTRTLKGARGPYRDQLTAVASEFVQFGGWMLAQDRQDARATTFLDTAVELADEIQDGTLAAQALNFKGYLARQQGRPVGVARWYTAAARTPGAHPAQRLGDMLQAAAGMAELGERDEALRMVEDAERLTDAAASLPPPETAYWLTPEFNRLNMGLAHLGLGRHADAVDHITAGLAGLPPELRDAPWTWEHREALRRALAAC